The following coding sequences lie in one Heyndrickxia oleronia genomic window:
- a CDS encoding NUDIX domain-containing protein, which translates to MASILVNWGDSTVQLTWITSKELAKLQLITSVHGFCFFKGKLLLVDLNHRGWDFPGGHRERNEEVIDCFKREAMEEGYVEGMVELLGYIEVNHCYNPFWNENSPYPKIGYQVFYRMEVEHIHPFLGDYESLQRVFIQPQDVKKFYSDWNPIYQEILNLATNNFGR; encoded by the coding sequence AGATTCAACAGTTCAACTTACTTGGATTACTAGTAAGGAGCTCGCAAAACTACAATTAATTACGAGTGTGCATGGTTTTTGCTTTTTTAAAGGAAAGCTGTTACTAGTTGATTTAAATCATAGAGGGTGGGACTTTCCTGGTGGCCACAGAGAGAGAAATGAGGAAGTGATTGATTGTTTTAAACGTGAAGCGATGGAAGAGGGATATGTTGAAGGAATGGTTGAACTTCTTGGTTATATTGAAGTAAATCATTGTTATAACCCATTTTGGAATGAGAACAGTCCGTATCCTAAAATAGGATACCAAGTGTTTTATCGGATGGAAGTAGAGCATATTCACCCTTTTTTAGGTGATTATGAATCATTACAAAGGGTATTCATTCAGCCTCAAGATGTAAAAAAATTCTATTCGGATTGGAACCCAATCTATCAAGAAATATTAAACCTTGCTACTAACAATTTTGGAAGGTAA
- a CDS encoding NUDIX hydrolase produces the protein MRHRGSAVLIKDHEVALVKRIKDGCTYYVFPGGGIESSETPEEATIREAYEELGVRISIIDDFGRAYFNGIQYFYLAEIRDGVFGTGKGLEYTDKSRGVYEPIWVNISRLASLDVRPKEMAKKIHRLFN, from the coding sequence ATGCGTCATAGAGGATCTGCGGTTCTTATAAAAGATCATGAAGTCGCTTTAGTTAAACGGATAAAAGATGGGTGCACTTATTATGTTTTTCCAGGTGGTGGTATTGAGAGTTCGGAAACTCCTGAGGAAGCGACCATCAGAGAAGCATACGAAGAATTAGGGGTACGGATATCGATTATAGACGATTTTGGTCGTGCTTACTTTAATGGAATACAATATTTTTATTTAGCGGAAATACGTGATGGAGTATTTGGAACAGGTAAAGGATTGGAATATACCGATAAGAGCAGAGGGGTCTATGAGCCTATTTGGGTTAACATAAGTCGATTAGCCTCATTGGATGTCAGGCCGAAAGAAATGGCTAAAAAGATTCATAGATTGTTTAATTGA
- a CDS encoding zinc dependent phospholipase C family protein codes for MGSRIMHLIIAEQIANKISISNKEAFILGGVAPDAVTSKEISHFYIGNLSDFTRSIDFNGFFENYKEMFPSDYLLGYYIHLIADDLWLKGFYMPWLKNRMENDESILELYHNDFRLLNGKLLNFYHINDVQIHNTDTIDEICDLNEVHIEDIKAFLPFLYEDIQYEEAVLDENLNVFTFNQIIGYIETSIEKALYHLKDFDLVLD; via the coding sequence ATGGGATCTAGAATCATGCATCTAATTATAGCTGAACAAATAGCAAATAAAATCTCCATCTCGAATAAGGAAGCATTTATATTAGGTGGAGTAGCCCCAGATGCTGTAACATCAAAGGAAATCTCCCATTTTTATATCGGAAATTTAAGCGACTTTACAAGAAGTATTGATTTTAATGGATTTTTCGAAAATTATAAAGAGATGTTTCCCTCGGACTATCTATTAGGCTATTATATACATCTTATTGCAGATGACCTTTGGTTAAAAGGATTTTACATGCCGTGGCTAAAGAACAGAATGGAAAATGACGAAAGCATATTAGAGCTATATCATAATGATTTTCGTTTATTAAATGGGAAGCTATTAAACTTTTATCATATTAATGATGTACAAATACATAATACGGATACAATTGATGAAATTTGTGATCTAAATGAAGTACATATTGAAGATATAAAAGCATTTTTGCCTTTCCTTTATGAAGATATACAATATGAAGAAGCAGTTCTTGATGAAAATCTAAATGTATTTACCTTTAATCAAATCATTGGCTATATTGAAACATCAATTGAAAAAGCTTTATATCATTTGAAAGACTTTGATCTAGTCTTAGATTAG
- a CDS encoding proline iminopeptidase-family hydrolase, whose amino-acid sequence MKEGYIAVTGGNVYYKIVGDGSKTPIILLHGGPGGTHVPFMHLENLGNDRQVIFYDQLGSGKSDRPNDHSLWNIDRFVEELGQIREALGLSKLHILGHSWGTMLAASYLLNQPEGVQSIIFSSPCLSVPQWEKDQALHLKQLPEEVQEILSRCEREGTTDTEEYKTAMKEFNKRFVYRLDSKPKEMESPYAKSNSIVYNTMWGPSEFCTTGNLKGYDVTERLKEIQLPAMFTCGRYDEATPQTVEGYSHCLPGSIFHVYEQSAHLPYLEEPAEYIGRVRSFLDHVEKQ is encoded by the coding sequence GTGAAAGAAGGATACATAGCTGTTACAGGCGGGAATGTATATTATAAAATAGTTGGTGATGGAAGCAAGACTCCAATCATCCTGTTACACGGTGGACCAGGAGGGACACATGTTCCTTTTATGCATCTTGAAAATTTGGGGAATGATCGACAAGTAATTTTTTATGACCAATTAGGGTCAGGAAAGTCGGATCGGCCAAACGATCATTCATTATGGAATATTGATCGTTTTGTCGAAGAATTAGGGCAAATTAGAGAAGCGCTTGGTCTCTCGAAACTTCACATACTAGGACATTCATGGGGAACCATGCTAGCAGCAAGCTATTTACTGAACCAGCCTGAGGGGGTACAAAGTATTATCTTTTCTAGCCCTTGCTTAAGCGTACCACAATGGGAAAAGGATCAAGCATTGCATTTGAAACAATTGCCTGAAGAGGTTCAAGAGATTTTATCTAGATGTGAACGTGAAGGGACCACAGATACAGAGGAGTATAAAACTGCGATGAAGGAATTTAATAAGCGGTTTGTGTATCGTCTAGATTCAAAACCGAAGGAAATGGAATCACCTTACGCGAAATCGAATTCGATTGTTTATAATACAATGTGGGGGCCTTCAGAGTTTTGCACTACTGGAAATTTAAAGGGATATGATGTTACAGAACGCTTAAAAGAAATTCAATTACCTGCTATGTTTACATGTGGTCGTTATGATGAAGCAACACCGCAAACAGTTGAAGGATATAGTCACTGTTTACCGGGATCAATTTTTCATGTATATGAACAAAGTGCACATTTACCGTATTTGGAAGAACCAGCTGAGTATATTGGTAGAGTAAGAAGTTTTTTAGACCATGTTGAAAAACAATAG